The Eubacteriaceae bacterium Marseille-Q4139 genome has a window encoding:
- a CDS encoding DUF2304 domain-containing protein, which translates to MTLMLRIVLIAASVLTALTVMRQIRQAKMRIEDSIFWIGFLGLLTLFSLFPQIVYWMSDLSGTQTPVNFIFLFVIFVLIVRMFRMTVKISQLEAKVRELVQLLAIEDHAKREKEEKAGGRRDGE; encoded by the coding sequence ATGACGTTAATGCTTCGTATTGTGCTGATTGCGGCGTCTGTCCTTACGGCCCTTACGGTGATGCGGCAGATCCGGCAGGCGAAGATGCGGATTGAGGATTCGATTTTCTGGATCGGGTTCCTTGGGCTTTTGACGCTTTTCAGCCTGTTCCCGCAGATTGTTTACTGGATGTCGGATCTTTCGGGAACCCAGACGCCGGTCAACTTTATCTTTCTGTTTGTAATCTTCGTCCTGATTGTCCGCATGTTCCGGATGACCGTGAAGATTTCCCAACTGGAAGCAAAAGTGCGGGAACTGGTACAGCTTTTGGCGATTGAGGATCATGCCAAGAGAGAGAAGGAAGAAAAGGCCGGCGGCCGGAGGGACGGGGAATGA
- a CDS encoding signal peptidase II → MIGFLGLGTTLAFLDLAVKNQIEAQEPGEFPRELAGTKGKIKLYRNHNAGFSFGVLKDNRELVETVQLSALSAAAGAWAWMQGKRGNLLEKLAFTLFLAGGASNFYDRKKRGYVVDYFSIQWKSLKKVVFNLGDMFIFLGSALLVISQAAEIFKKN, encoded by the coding sequence ATGATTGGATTTTTGGGACTTGGCACGACGCTTGCATTTCTGGATCTGGCTGTGAAAAATCAGATTGAAGCGCAGGAGCCCGGAGAGTTTCCGCGGGAACTTGCCGGGACAAAAGGGAAAATAAAGCTTTACAGAAATCACAACGCCGGATTTTCCTTCGGCGTGTTAAAGGACAACCGGGAGCTTGTGGAGACGGTGCAGCTATCGGCGCTTTCGGCGGCGGCCGGAGCCTGGGCCTGGATGCAGGGAAAGCGCGGAAACCTCCTGGAAAAGCTGGCTTTTACGCTGTTTCTTGCCGGCGGCGCCAGCAATTTTTACGACAGGAAAAAACGCGGATATGTGGTGGACTATTTTAGCATCCAGTGGAAATCTCTCAAAAAAGTGGTGTTTAACCTTGGGGACATGTTCATTTTCCTCGGCTCGGCGCTCCTTGTGATTTCCCAGGCGGCAGAAATCTTTAAGAAAAACTAA
- a CDS encoding phosphocholine cytidylyltransferase family protein gives MKAFILAAGKGSRISKYLPNIPKCTVDVGGKPLIKKTVEMLLHNGIETTVIVGYRHKEIERALEGLSVHIVHNPFYDVTNSIGSLWMAENVGLLTAEDDAIVANGDVYWSQEILDFMMRQEEDVFLLADSDRVADGDYFFGTENGMLRRYGKELTLSERDCEYTGIAVMKKSFLPAFLSRMDELVDAQFHGKWWEDAIYSLSGERDIAVKDIRGYFWAEVDFIEDYRRILDYISEKTGIRTNGSIITPDHRG, from the coding sequence ATGAAAGCATTTATCCTGGCGGCTGGAAAAGGGAGCCGCATCAGCAAATATCTGCCGAATATCCCAAAATGCACGGTGGATGTGGGCGGAAAGCCGTTAATAAAAAAGACCGTGGAGATGCTCCTTCATAACGGCATCGAGACGACGGTGATCGTCGGCTACCGCCACAAGGAAATCGAGCGGGCGCTTGAGGGGCTTTCCGTCCACATCGTCCACAATCCCTTTTACGACGTGACGAACAGCATCGGCTCCCTCTGGATGGCGGAAAATGTCGGGCTTTTGACGGCTGAGGACGACGCCATCGTGGCAAACGGCGACGTTTACTGGAGCCAGGAAATCCTGGATTTCATGATGCGCCAGGAAGAAGACGTCTTTCTTCTTGCTGACTCCGACCGGGTCGCCGACGGGGACTATTTCTTCGGGACGGAAAACGGCATGCTAAGGCGCTACGGGAAAGAGCTGACCCTTTCGGAGCGGGACTGCGAATACACGGGGATTGCCGTCATGAAAAAATCGTTCCTTCCGGCGTTCCTTTCGCGGATGGACGAGCTGGTGGACGCCCAGTTCCACGGAAAATGGTGGGAGGACGCCATCTACTCATTAAGCGGTGAGCGGGATATCGCCGTCAAGGACATCCGGGGATACTTCTGGGCCGAGGTGGACTTCATCGAGGATTACCGGAGGATCCTGGACTACATTTCAGAAAAGACAGGGATTCGGACCAATGGGAGCATTATCACGCCTGATCATCGGGGATGA
- a CDS encoding glycosyltransferase family 2 protein yields MSDLLIIIPAYNEAENIERVVDRLTAEFPQYDYVVVNDGSKDRTGEILRKRHYNYLELPVNLGLAGGFQAGMRYAHRKGYAYAVQLDGDGQHRPEYLEAMLNKMEEGYDIVIGSRFVHAKKPGSMRMLGSNLIEAAIRLTTGTDIKDPTSGLRMFNRRMIEEFSRGLNYGPEPDTISYLLKQGAKVAEVPVIMDERTSGVSYLTPVNASRYMIQMLVSILLIQNFRKREM; encoded by the coding sequence ATGTCTGACTTGCTGATTATCATTCCCGCATACAACGAGGCGGAGAACATTGAGCGGGTGGTAGACCGGCTGACGGCCGAATTTCCCCAGTACGATTATGTGGTGGTGAACGACGGCTCCAAAGACCGGACGGGGGAGATTTTGAGAAAGCGGCATTACAATTATCTGGAGCTTCCTGTGAACCTGGGCCTTGCCGGCGGGTTTCAGGCAGGGATGCGCTACGCGCACCGCAAGGGCTACGCGTATGCGGTTCAGCTGGACGGGGACGGCCAGCACCGGCCTGAGTATCTGGAGGCAATGTTAAACAAGATGGAAGAGGGCTATGACATCGTCATCGGCTCCCGGTTCGTCCACGCGAAAAAGCCAGGCTCCATGCGGATGCTCGGGAGCAATCTGATCGAGGCGGCCATACGGCTCACGACCGGAACAGATATCAAGGATCCCACCTCAGGGCTCCGGATGTTCAACAGGCGGATGATCGAGGAGTTTTCCAGGGGCCTAAACTACGGGCCGGAACCGGATACCATCTCTTACCTCTTAAAGCAGGGGGCAAAGGTGGCAGAGGTGCCCGTTATCATGGATGAGCGCACGAGCGGCGTAAGCTACCTGACGCCGGTCAATGCGTCACGATATATGATTCAGATGCTGGTTTCGATCCTGTTAATCCAGAATTTCAGGAAGCGGGAAATGTGA
- a CDS encoding S8 family peptidase, translating to MACTENVASEAYADFITRYYIPSRDFLNGYPTDCIDFVNEQFAVVYLPLEPLLPLTLSTYTYSGIPKLYSLLDSTSMEASGILTAARSPSLGNQGEGVIIGFVDTGIDYENPLFLNPDGTTRIEEIWDQTAGFGDGFEGTYFSPLYGTLYTRAQINEALSSDNPSSIVPEADTIGHGTFLASIAAGNVSEDDDFTGAAPKAILAAVKLKPAKRYLRDFFLIREDAHAYQENDIMMGVSYLVNLARRLGRPLVICLGIGTNQGSHDGKAPLGLYLESISNTLGICVVTAAGNETGFGHHYLGNVTPGQEFQDVELRVGDGERGFCMELWAYDAEVYSVGFVSPTGEVVERLPVSPSGENRISFLLEQTEITVYYRIADIVTGSQLIFMRFLDPLPGIWHIRVYNTLYFQGVFHIWLPCRGFVSDSTYFLSPDPNTTLTDPGNAQFPITVTAYDHSRRSLYIHASRGYTRSGLIKPDLAAPGVDVQGAAVSGVLPTTRMTGTSVAAAHVAGAAAVLMSWGILEQNEPFMTTSVVKTYLTRGAQRNPAIPYPNREFGYGTLDLYQAFLSVRA from the coding sequence ATGGCATGTACGGAAAACGTGGCATCGGAAGCGTATGCCGATTTCATCACCCGCTATTACATACCCTCCAGGGACTTTTTAAACGGCTATCCCACCGACTGCATTGACTTCGTAAACGAGCAGTTTGCCGTCGTCTATCTTCCCCTGGAGCCTCTTCTCCCGCTGACGCTGTCCACTTATACCTATTCCGGAATCCCGAAGCTCTATTCCCTTCTGGATTCCACAAGCATGGAGGCGTCCGGCATCCTGACAGCCGCCCGCTCCCCGAGTCTTGGGAACCAGGGAGAAGGCGTCATCATCGGCTTCGTCGACACAGGCATTGACTATGAAAATCCCCTGTTTTTAAACCCGGACGGCACTACCCGAATCGAGGAAATCTGGGATCAGACGGCAGGATTTGGCGACGGCTTTGAGGGGACTTATTTCTCCCCGCTCTACGGGACACTCTACACAAGGGCCCAGATCAACGAAGCTCTCAGTTCCGATAACCCGTCCTCCATCGTCCCGGAAGCCGACACCATCGGCCACGGCACGTTCCTTGCCTCCATCGCAGCCGGAAACGTCTCCGAGGACGACGATTTCACCGGCGCTGCGCCGAAGGCCATCCTTGCCGCCGTCAAGCTGAAGCCGGCCAAGCGGTACCTGCGGGATTTCTTCCTGATCCGGGAGGATGCCCATGCCTATCAGGAAAACGATATCATGATGGGCGTATCCTATCTCGTAAACCTGGCCCGGCGCCTGGGCCGGCCGCTCGTCATCTGCCTTGGCATCGGCACCAACCAGGGGAGCCACGACGGGAAGGCACCTCTCGGTCTCTACCTGGAATCCATCAGCAACACCCTCGGCATCTGTGTCGTCACGGCCGCCGGCAACGAAACCGGCTTTGGCCATCATTATCTTGGGAACGTCACACCCGGTCAGGAATTTCAGGATGTGGAGCTTCGCGTCGGCGATGGCGAGCGCGGCTTCTGCATGGAGCTGTGGGCCTACGACGCCGAGGTGTATTCCGTCGGCTTTGTCTCGCCCACCGGCGAGGTAGTGGAACGGCTCCCTGTCTCCCCTTCGGGAGAAAACCGGATTTCCTTTCTCTTAGAGCAGACGGAAATTACCGTCTATTACCGGATTGCAGACATTGTCACCGGCAGCCAGCTTATTTTTATGCGCTTTTTGGACCCGCTCCCCGGGATCTGGCACATCCGGGTTTACAATACCTTGTATTTCCAGGGCGTGTTCCACATTTGGCTCCCCTGCCGCGGCTTCGTCTCCGACTCCACGTATTTTCTGAGCCCGGATCCCAACACGACGCTTACGGATCCCGGAAACGCCCAGTTTCCCATTACGGTCACGGCCTACGACCATTCCAGGCGCAGCCTCTATATCCACGCCAGCCGCGGCTACACGAGAAGCGGTCTCATAAAGCCGGATCTGGCGGCGCCCGGCGTCGACGTCCAGGGGGCGGCCGTCTCCGGCGTCCTTCCGACCACGCGGATGACCGGTACCTCCGTGGCCGCCGCCCATGTGGCAGGCGCCGCGGCCGTTCTCATGTCCTGGGGCATCCTGGAACAGAATGAGCCGTTCATGACAACGTCTGTCGTAAAGACCTACTTAACCCGCGGCGCACAAAGAAATCCAGCGATCCCATACCCGAACAGGGAGTTCGGATACGGGACGCTGGATTTGTACCAGGCATTTTTAAGTGTAAGAGCCTGA
- the glf gene encoding UDP-galactopyranose mutase produces the protein MKKYDYVLAGSGLFAGVFAYFAKKEGKTCLVVEKRGHLGGNIYCEDIEGIHVHKYGAHIFHTSDREVWDFVNSLVEFNRYTNSPVANYKGEMYNMPFNMNTFSKMWGISTPDEAKAIIKEQRKVIKGEPKNLEEQAISLVGTHIYQKLVKGYTEKQWGRDCKDLPAFIIKRLPVRYTYDNNYFNDLYQGIPIGGYNKIIEKLFEGCDVMLNTDYLEKKEYFDGLADKVVYTGTIDSYFGHRFGKLEYRSLRFETEVLDTDNFQGNAVINYTDRETPYTRIIEHKHFEFGIQEKTVITKEYPAEWAEGMEPYYPVNDEKNQELYRQYAALAENEENVIFGGRLAEYKYYDMDKVIASAFACVKKEFGHA, from the coding sequence ATGAAAAAGTATGATTATGTGCTGGCAGGCAGCGGCCTGTTCGCAGGAGTATTTGCGTATTTTGCAAAAAAAGAGGGAAAGACCTGCCTGGTGGTGGAAAAGCGCGGCCACCTTGGCGGAAACATTTACTGTGAGGACATCGAGGGCATCCATGTCCATAAATACGGCGCCCATATTTTCCACACCAGCGACCGTGAGGTCTGGGATTTCGTCAACAGCCTGGTGGAATTTAACCGGTACACCAACAGCCCGGTGGCAAACTACAAGGGCGAGATGTACAACATGCCTTTCAACATGAACACGTTCAGCAAAATGTGGGGAATTTCCACGCCCGACGAGGCGAAAGCCATCATAAAGGAACAGAGAAAGGTCATCAAGGGCGAGCCGAAGAACTTAGAGGAGCAGGCCATCAGCCTGGTGGGAACCCATATTTACCAGAAGCTTGTGAAGGGCTACACGGAAAAACAGTGGGGCAGGGACTGCAAGGATCTCCCGGCCTTCATCATCAAGCGCCTGCCGGTGCGCTACACCTACGACAACAACTATTTCAACGACTTGTACCAGGGCATCCCCATCGGCGGCTACAATAAGATTATTGAAAAGCTGTTCGAGGGCTGCGACGTGATGCTAAATACGGATTATCTGGAAAAGAAGGAGTATTTCGACGGCCTGGCAGACAAAGTGGTTTACACCGGCACCATCGACAGCTATTTCGGCCACCGGTTCGGGAAGCTGGAGTACAGGAGCCTGCGGTTTGAGACCGAAGTCCTCGACACCGACAATTTCCAGGGCAACGCCGTCATCAACTACACGGACCGGGAGACGCCCTATACGAGAATCATCGAACATAAGCATTTTGAGTTCGGCATCCAGGAAAAGACCGTTATCACAAAGGAATACCCGGCCGAGTGGGCCGAGGGCATGGAGCCGTACTATCCGGTAAACGATGAGAAGAACCAGGAGCTTTACAGACAGTACGCCGCCCTGGCTGAGAATGAGGAGAACGTGATCTTCGGCGGCCGTCTGGCGGAATACAAATATTACGATATGGACAAGGTCATCGCGTCCGCGTTTGCATGTGTAAAGAAGGAGTTTGGCCATGCATGA
- a CDS encoding lipopolysaccharide biosynthesis protein, with amino-acid sequence MGALSRLIIGDDRKNTEKRNILWNMAGSFLYALASMVLSIAVIQIAGEDAGGIFTFAYTTFGQHMFMVAYFGIRPFQITDTGNQYSFGDYLGLRLLTCLFALAIGAVYAGINGYTIEKGATVFLMVVYKVIDALADTYEAEFQRCGRLYLTGKSNAFRTILSVTVFLSALAATKDLVVSSAAAVAAQIAGFVIFDAAVIRALPDIDWRRGKGKMKLLFLNNTLLFFSVILDFYIFSASKYAIEACMADRDMAVYGAIFMPTSVINLVAGFVIRPYLTKLAFAWEMNRMGHFKGIIARLAAVIAGLTVLAVGGAWLLGIPVLGLLYSNIRYALSDCRPALVLIIVGGALNAFMNLFYYSLIIMKKQRFIFAGYGLTALLALFLSEPFVRAMGIFGGAAAYVVLMAVLAALFGILAMYFIHRKGRDGQ; translated from the coding sequence ATGGGAGCATTATCACGCCTGATCATCGGGGATGACAGGAAAAATACGGAAAAACGGAATATTCTCTGGAACATGGCCGGGAGCTTTCTCTATGCGCTGGCGTCCATGGTGTTATCCATCGCTGTCATCCAGATTGCCGGTGAGGACGCAGGCGGGATTTTCACCTTCGCCTACACCACCTTTGGCCAGCACATGTTCATGGTGGCCTATTTCGGCATCCGGCCGTTCCAGATCACAGACACGGGAAACCAGTATTCCTTCGGCGATTACCTGGGACTGCGGCTTCTCACCTGCCTGTTTGCGCTTGCTATCGGCGCCGTCTATGCCGGCATCAATGGCTATACCATTGAAAAGGGTGCGACGGTCTTTTTGATGGTAGTTTATAAGGTCATCGACGCCCTGGCGGATACCTACGAGGCGGAGTTCCAGCGGTGCGGGCGGCTGTACCTGACGGGAAAGTCCAACGCTTTCCGGACGATTCTCTCGGTGACGGTGTTCCTCTCGGCGCTTGCGGCCACAAAGGATCTCGTCGTCTCCAGCGCGGCGGCTGTGGCAGCACAGATCGCAGGCTTTGTGATTTTTGATGCGGCCGTGATAAGAGCGCTTCCGGACATCGACTGGAGGCGGGGAAAAGGGAAGATGAAGCTTCTTTTTCTCAACAACACGCTCCTTTTCTTTTCGGTAATCCTGGATTTTTACATTTTTTCCGCGTCAAAATACGCCATCGAAGCCTGCATGGCGGACAGGGATATGGCGGTGTACGGGGCCATATTCATGCCCACCAGCGTCATCAATCTGGTGGCCGGCTTTGTGATCCGGCCGTACCTTACAAAGCTGGCTTTTGCATGGGAGATGAACCGCATGGGTCATTTTAAGGGAATTATCGCACGCCTGGCGGCAGTGATTGCCGGCCTTACGGTTCTGGCCGTGGGCGGCGCCTGGCTCCTCGGCATCCCGGTGCTTGGGCTTTTATATTCCAACATCCGGTATGCGCTTTCGGACTGCCGGCCGGCCCTTGTGTTAATTATTGTCGGCGGCGCCTTAAATGCGTTCATGAACCTGTTCTATTATTCGCTCATCATCATGAAAAAGCAGCGGTTCATTTTCGCCGGTTACGGCCTTACGGCGCTTTTGGCCCTGTTTCTCTCGGAGCCCTTTGTCCGTGCCATGGGGATTTTCGGCGGGGCAGCCGCTTACGTGGTTTTGATGGCTGTGCTGGCGGCTTTGTTTGGCATTTTGGCTATGTACTTTATCCACAGGAAAGGAAGGGACGGACAGTGA
- a CDS encoding glycosyltransferase family 2 protein → MKIDVVIPVYKPDGQFLELIRRIKAQTAAPSKIILMNTEKALWDGWFSGLSEKEKKLVTDGVLLSHVTKDEFDHGGTRDEGLRKGDGDAVVFMTDDALPADRHLLERLTAALFSRDDIAAAYARQLPSEDCRAIERYTRSFNYPKESRIKTIADKEELGIKTYFCSNVCAAYRRDRYLKAGGFIKKTIFNEDMIFAAKLMEHGYAVCYVAEAKVIHSHNYSCMEQFRRNFDLAVSQADHPEVFSGLKSEGEGIRLVKQTAVWLVKNGKLCMVPYLAVNSGFKYMGYLAGKRYRSFPRRLILLFTMNKNYWKGYKGSNV, encoded by the coding sequence ATGAAGATTGACGTTGTGATCCCTGTTTATAAGCCGGACGGGCAGTTTTTAGAGCTCATCAGGCGCATAAAAGCCCAGACGGCGGCGCCGTCGAAAATCATTCTCATGAATACGGAAAAGGCGCTCTGGGACGGCTGGTTTTCCGGACTTTCTGAAAAGGAAAAGAAGCTGGTTACAGACGGCGTTCTGCTGTCCCATGTGACAAAGGACGAGTTCGACCATGGAGGTACCAGGGATGAAGGCCTGCGAAAGGGAGACGGGGACGCCGTGGTTTTCATGACCGACGACGCTCTTCCGGCCGACAGACACCTCCTTGAGCGGCTTACGGCGGCGCTCTTTTCCCGTGACGACATTGCGGCAGCCTACGCCAGGCAGCTTCCCTCTGAGGACTGCCGGGCCATCGAGCGGTACACCAGGAGCTTTAATTATCCGAAGGAGAGCCGCATAAAGACCATCGCTGACAAAGAGGAGCTGGGGATTAAAACGTATTTCTGCTCCAACGTCTGCGCGGCCTACCGGCGGGACAGGTATCTGAAGGCCGGCGGCTTTATTAAGAAGACGATTTTCAACGAGGACATGATTTTTGCGGCGAAGCTAATGGAACATGGCTACGCCGTCTGCTATGTGGCCGAAGCGAAGGTAATCCATTCCCACAATTATTCCTGCATGGAGCAGTTTCGCAGAAATTTTGACCTGGCCGTGTCCCAGGCCGACCACCCGGAGGTGTTCTCGGGGCTTAAGTCCGAGGGCGAGGGGATCCGGCTTGTGAAGCAGACGGCTGTGTGGCTTGTGAAAAACGGAAAGCTTTGCATGGTACCGTATTTGGCAGTAAACAGCGGTTTTAAATACATGGGATATCTGGCCGGGAAGCGGTACCGGAGTTTTCCGCGGCGGCTGATCCTGCTTTTTACGATGAACAAGAATTACTGGAAAGGATACAAAGGAAGCAATGTCTGA
- a CDS encoding histidinol-phosphate aminotransferase family protein translates to MYVKECVKDIERIGGRQGRLDFLRLDMNENPEGLPADFVEKVKAEMTPEFFSTYPEPEKFLGLLSDYLGVGRKNLCVTNGSDMAIRYLFEVFGRPGSSVVTVSPTFEMYRINCLIFGLHHKPVSYNPDFTLDFQKVLAAITDDVSIVAVLNPNNPIGTVYSEEQFDQIARRAAEVGALVIVDEAYHYFYDKTFLPKISEYDNVVLIRTFSKLFSLASCRLGFIAGNETLIRYIWNVRPTFDTNAVALKFGEHFLSEPGLCEHLVAVEREGREYLKASLREHGYEYFAENGNYAFIRVKTSVSQVKERLEEKKILIKTYGQEMLKDYIRISTGSRRVMEQFTEALYEVDR, encoded by the coding sequence ATGTATGTGAAGGAATGTGTGAAGGACATCGAGCGCATCGGCGGGCGCCAGGGACGCCTTGATTTTCTGCGGCTCGATATGAATGAGAACCCGGAGGGGCTTCCGGCGGATTTTGTGGAAAAGGTCAAGGCGGAGATGACGCCGGAATTTTTCTCCACCTATCCGGAGCCGGAAAAATTCCTCGGGCTTCTTTCCGATTATCTCGGAGTCGGCCGGAAAAATCTCTGCGTCACAAACGGCTCCGACATGGCAATCCGGTATCTCTTTGAGGTGTTCGGGCGTCCCGGCTCGTCGGTGGTGACGGTTTCTCCCACCTTCGAGATGTACCGCATCAACTGCCTGATTTTTGGCCTGCACCACAAGCCGGTTTCCTACAATCCGGATTTCACCCTGGATTTTCAAAAGGTGCTTGCGGCCATCACCGACGACGTCAGCATCGTCGCCGTCTTAAATCCCAACAACCCCATCGGCACCGTGTACAGCGAGGAACAGTTCGACCAGATCGCAAGGCGGGCGGCCGAAGTGGGCGCGCTGGTGATTGTGGACGAGGCGTACCATTATTTTTATGACAAGACGTTTCTTCCGAAAATTTCGGAGTACGATAACGTGGTGTTGATCCGCACCTTTTCCAAGCTGTTTTCCCTGGCCTCCTGCCGCCTCGGATTTATCGCAGGAAACGAGACGCTGATCCGCTATATCTGGAACGTGCGTCCCACCTTTGACACCAATGCCGTGGCACTGAAATTCGGCGAGCATTTCCTTTCGGAGCCGGGGCTTTGCGAGCACCTGGTGGCTGTGGAGAGAGAAGGACGTGAGTATTTGAAGGCCTCCTTAAGGGAACACGGCTATGAATATTTTGCGGAAAACGGGAATTATGCGTTTATCCGTGTAAAAACCTCCGTAAGCCAGGTGAAGGAGCGGCTGGAGGAAAAGAAAATTCTCATTAAGACCTACGGCCAGGAGATGTTAAAGGACTATATCCGCATTTCCACAGGAAGCAGGCGTGTCATGGAACAGTTTACAGAGGCACTTTACGAGGTAGACCGATGA
- a CDS encoding glycosyltransferase family 2 protein, protein MKHVHAFVICAYGESPYLEECIRSLKAQSVKTDVLLATSTPCRYIEKLAKKYGIPVFSRDGKSGLKEDWLFALKTAGNGHSLVTLAHQDDRYHRDYVKTLLNAYKKYPDMTVFASDYVVLKTKEARLSDGTLYPVQTRVKAADFVRFVKLILRLPLRAKFLAHLQAVKKSALVFGNSVCCPSCTYNYDLIGDGMFASDLEFALDWDNLYELALRPGRFVIEEKPLIAYRVHDGAATKQCIEDNRRAREEAAMFGKLWPAWAAKILMFFYKGAYGAYGEEQ, encoded by the coding sequence GTGAAGCATGTGCATGCGTTTGTGATCTGCGCCTATGGAGAGAGCCCGTATCTGGAGGAATGCATCCGCTCCTTAAAAGCGCAGAGTGTGAAGACCGATGTCCTTCTCGCCACCTCCACGCCCTGCCGGTACATCGAAAAGCTGGCGAAAAAGTATGGAATTCCGGTGTTTTCGCGTGACGGAAAGAGCGGGCTTAAGGAGGACTGGCTGTTTGCCCTTAAGACAGCGGGGAACGGCCACAGCCTCGTGACTTTGGCCCATCAGGACGACCGGTACCACAGGGACTATGTGAAGACGCTTTTAAACGCATATAAAAAATACCCGGACATGACGGTGTTTGCCAGCGATTACGTGGTTTTAAAGACGAAGGAGGCCAGGCTCTCCGACGGGACGCTCTACCCGGTGCAGACGCGTGTGAAGGCGGCGGATTTCGTGCGGTTCGTGAAGCTCATTCTGCGGCTCCCGCTGCGGGCGAAATTCCTGGCCCATTTACAGGCAGTGAAGAAAAGCGCGCTGGTTTTCGGAAATTCCGTCTGCTGCCCGTCCTGCACTTATAATTATGACCTGATCGGGGATGGGATGTTCGCTTCTGATCTGGAATTTGCCTTGGACTGGGATAATCTCTATGAGCTGGCGCTGCGGCCGGGGCGTTTTGTTATAGAAGAAAAGCCGTTAATCGCCTACCGTGTCCATGACGGGGCGGCCACGAAGCAGTGTATCGAGGACAACCGGCGGGCAAGGGAGGAAGCCGCCATGTTTGGGAAGCTCTGGCCGGCGTGGGCGGCAAAGATCCTGATGTTTTTTTATAAGGGCGCATACGGCGCTTACGGAGAAGAGCAATGA
- a CDS encoding LicD family protein yields the protein MHEFYEPEVLKKLQDTELSMLKDFMELCDSHGLLYFGIGGTGIGALRHQGFIPWDDDIDIAMPRRDFEKFLRLAKKKWQGKYYILNNKTNENYPMMTTRLCKCGTVFQENVMRDVDCPFGIFLDLYVMDNIADGKLALQVQAWTAWFWSKLLVLSCMEKPYLAQKGMKAEVIWAVCRAVHGLIRALHLRPALFRAHCEAACRKYEGKKTKRMAFLPDTNPFWNVVNKEKMFPLRRLPYEDTYLYFTNDIETIMESQYGDYMTMPPEDARKTHYPYRLEFGDEA from the coding sequence ATGCATGAATTTTATGAGCCGGAGGTCTTAAAAAAGCTTCAGGATACGGAGCTTTCCATGTTAAAGGATTTCATGGAGCTCTGTGATTCCCACGGGCTTTTGTACTTCGGCATCGGCGGCACTGGGATCGGTGCACTCCGCCATCAGGGCTTCATCCCCTGGGACGACGACATCGACATCGCCATGCCGCGCCGTGATTTTGAAAAGTTTCTCCGCCTGGCAAAGAAAAAGTGGCAGGGGAAATATTACATCTTAAACAATAAGACAAACGAAAACTACCCGATGATGACCACAAGGCTCTGCAAATGCGGCACGGTTTTCCAGGAAAACGTCATGCGGGACGTGGACTGCCCCTTCGGCATTTTCTTAGACCTTTATGTCATGGACAACATCGCCGACGGGAAACTGGCCTTACAGGTGCAGGCCTGGACGGCGTGGTTCTGGAGCAAGCTTCTCGTGCTCTCCTGTATGGAAAAGCCGTATCTGGCCCAAAAGGGCATGAAAGCCGAGGTTATCTGGGCCGTCTGCCGCGCTGTTCACGGCCTTATCCGGGCACTGCATCTACGTCCGGCGCTGTTTCGCGCCCACTGCGAGGCGGCCTGCCGGAAATACGAGGGGAAAAAGACGAAGCGCATGGCGTTTCTGCCGGATACGAACCCGTTCTGGAATGTTGTGAATAAAGAAAAAATGTTCCCCTTAAGGCGCCTGCCCTATGAGGACACGTACCTTTACTTCACCAACGACATCGAAACCATCATGGAGAGCCAGTACGGCGACTACATGACGATGCCGCCGGAGGATGCGAGAAAAACCCATTATCCCTACCGGCTGGAATTCGGGGACGAGGCGTAA